In Zingiber officinale cultivar Zhangliang chromosome 6A, Zo_v1.1, whole genome shotgun sequence, a single genomic region encodes these proteins:
- the LOC121998790 gene encoding uncharacterized protein LOC121998790 isoform X5, whose translation MHMDESQTTTSFKTPVLATSTSLSLWSNHEMKHHLSGSPSYLWMYFLRVDLQEPIQGFQAGAVGSCKGVVVNRSRVDYQRAWNAPLASTPPCTSCCCWAKPSGDIWKDEYYFFCDNNRSNNNDGAQAVMIHEDDFVSAMQSLQLKPLCITMLISLATSIQHSYLKTEALEVGPDSLP comes from the exons ATGCACATGGATGAAAGCCAGACTACCACTTCTTTTAAAACACCTGTTTTGGCTACATCTACTTCTCTGAGCTTGTGGAGCAATCATGAGATGAAACATCATCTTTCTGGATCTCCAAGTTATCTATGGATGTATTTTCTGAGAGTCGATCTTCAAGAG CCAATTCAAGGATTTCAGGCTGGTGCAGTTGGTTCATGCAAGGGTGTTGTTGTCAATAGGTCTAGGGTCGATTATCAACGAGCGTGGAATGCCCCGCTTGCCTCAACCCCTCCTTGCACGAGCTGCTGTTGCTGGGCAAAGCCCTCT GGAGACATATGGAAAGATGAATATTACTTTTTCTGCGACAACAATCgctcaaataataatgatggggCTCAAGCAGTTATGATCCACGAAGATGATTTTGTATCGGCAATGCAGTCCCTGCAGCTGAAACCCCTCTGCATAACAATGCTCATCTCCCTTGCCACTTCCATCCAGCATTCCTACCTCAAAACAGAAGCCCTTGAAGTTGGTCCCGATTCCCTTCCATAA
- the LOC121998790 gene encoding uncharacterized protein LOC121998790 isoform X4 codes for MMLQFFLRVLSLRHRHVRGFRGRVEDECEGFIGEYHMIRLVCFLFCQDECRCPTNSIRDISTLPYKYLNKLSQMHMDESQTTTSFKTPVLATSTSLSLWSNHEMKHHLSGSPSYLWMYFLRVDLQEGDIWKDEYYFFCDNNRSNNNDGAQAVMIHEDDFVSAMQSLQLKPLCITMLISLATSIQHSYLKTEALEVGPDSLP; via the exons ATGATGCTTCAGTTTTTCCTTCGGGTACTCTCACTACGGCACCGTCATGTGCGAGGATTCCGAGGCCGAGTAGAAGACGAATGTGAAGGCTTCATCGGTGAATACCATATGATCCGCCTTGTGTGCTTTCTTTTCTG CCAAGATGAATGCAGATGCCCAACCAACTCCATCAGAGATATTAGCACACTTCCTTACAAATACCTAAATAAATTATCTCAGATGCACATGGATGAAAGCCAGACTACCACTTCTTTTAAAACACCTGTTTTGGCTACATCTACTTCTCTGAGCTTGTGGAGCAATCATGAGATGAAACATCATCTTTCTGGATCTCCAAGTTATCTATGGATGTATTTTCTGAGAGTCGATCTTCAAGAG GGAGACATATGGAAAGATGAATATTACTTTTTCTGCGACAACAATCgctcaaataataatgatggggCTCAAGCAGTTATGATCCACGAAGATGATTTTGTATCGGCAATGCAGTCCCTGCAGCTGAAACCCCTCTGCATAACAATGCTCATCTCCCTTGCCACTTCCATCCAGCATTCCTACCTCAAAACAGAAGCCCTTGAAGTTGGTCCCGATTCCCTTCCATAA
- the LOC121998790 gene encoding uncharacterized protein LOC121998790 isoform X2, which yields MMLQFFLRVLSLRHRHVRGFRGRVEDECEGFIGEYHMIRLVCFLFCQDECRCPTNSIRDISTLPYKYLNKLSQMHMDESQTTTSFKTPVLATSTSLSLWSNHEMKHHLSGSPSYLWMYFLRVDLQEAGAVGSCKGVVVNRSRVDYQRAWNAPLASTPPCTSCCCWAKPSGDIWKDEYYFFCDNNRSNNNDGAQAVMIHEDDFVSAMQSLQLKPLCITMLISLATSIQHSYLKTEALEVGPDSLP from the exons ATGATGCTTCAGTTTTTCCTTCGGGTACTCTCACTACGGCACCGTCATGTGCGAGGATTCCGAGGCCGAGTAGAAGACGAATGTGAAGGCTTCATCGGTGAATACCATATGATCCGCCTTGTGTGCTTTCTTTTCTG CCAAGATGAATGCAGATGCCCAACCAACTCCATCAGAGATATTAGCACACTTCCTTACAAATACCTAAATAAATTATCTCAGATGCACATGGATGAAAGCCAGACTACCACTTCTTTTAAAACACCTGTTTTGGCTACATCTACTTCTCTGAGCTTGTGGAGCAATCATGAGATGAAACATCATCTTTCTGGATCTCCAAGTTATCTATGGATGTATTTTCTGAGAGTCGATCTTCAAGAG GCTGGTGCAGTTGGTTCATGCAAGGGTGTTGTTGTCAATAGGTCTAGGGTCGATTATCAACGAGCGTGGAATGCCCCGCTTGCCTCAACCCCTCCTTGCACGAGCTGCTGTTGCTGGGCAAAGCCCTCT GGAGACATATGGAAAGATGAATATTACTTTTTCTGCGACAACAATCgctcaaataataatgatggggCTCAAGCAGTTATGATCCACGAAGATGATTTTGTATCGGCAATGCAGTCCCTGCAGCTGAAACCCCTCTGCATAACAATGCTCATCTCCCTTGCCACTTCCATCCAGCATTCCTACCTCAAAACAGAAGCCCTTGAAGTTGGTCCCGATTCCCTTCCATAA
- the LOC121998790 gene encoding uncharacterized protein LOC121998790 isoform X1, whose protein sequence is MMLQFFLRVLSLRHRHVRGFRGRVEDECEGFIGEYHMIRLVCFLFCQDECRCPTNSIRDISTLPYKYLNKLSQMHMDESQTTTSFKTPVLATSTSLSLWSNHEMKHHLSGSPSYLWMYFLRVDLQEPIQGFQAGAVGSCKGVVVNRSRVDYQRAWNAPLASTPPCTSCCCWAKPSGDIWKDEYYFFCDNNRSNNNDGAQAVMIHEDDFVSAMQSLQLKPLCITMLISLATSIQHSYLKTEALEVGPDSLP, encoded by the exons ATGATGCTTCAGTTTTTCCTTCGGGTACTCTCACTACGGCACCGTCATGTGCGAGGATTCCGAGGCCGAGTAGAAGACGAATGTGAAGGCTTCATCGGTGAATACCATATGATCCGCCTTGTGTGCTTTCTTTTCTG CCAAGATGAATGCAGATGCCCAACCAACTCCATCAGAGATATTAGCACACTTCCTTACAAATACCTAAATAAATTATCTCAGATGCACATGGATGAAAGCCAGACTACCACTTCTTTTAAAACACCTGTTTTGGCTACATCTACTTCTCTGAGCTTGTGGAGCAATCATGAGATGAAACATCATCTTTCTGGATCTCCAAGTTATCTATGGATGTATTTTCTGAGAGTCGATCTTCAAGAG CCAATTCAAGGATTTCAGGCTGGTGCAGTTGGTTCATGCAAGGGTGTTGTTGTCAATAGGTCTAGGGTCGATTATCAACGAGCGTGGAATGCCCCGCTTGCCTCAACCCCTCCTTGCACGAGCTGCTGTTGCTGGGCAAAGCCCTCT GGAGACATATGGAAAGATGAATATTACTTTTTCTGCGACAACAATCgctcaaataataatgatggggCTCAAGCAGTTATGATCCACGAAGATGATTTTGTATCGGCAATGCAGTCCCTGCAGCTGAAACCCCTCTGCATAACAATGCTCATCTCCCTTGCCACTTCCATCCAGCATTCCTACCTCAAAACAGAAGCCCTTGAAGTTGGTCCCGATTCCCTTCCATAA
- the LOC121998790 gene encoding uncharacterized protein LOC121998790 isoform X3 produces MMLQFFLRVLSLRHRHVRGFRGRVEDECEGFIGEYHMIRLVCFLFCQDECRCPTNSIRDISTLPYKYLNKLSQMHMDESQTTTSFKTPVLATSTSLSLWSNHEMKHHLSGSPSYLWMYFLRVDLQEPIQGFQAGAVGSCKGVVVNRSRVDYQRAWNAPLASTPPCTSCCCWAKPSVIYLPSRRETYGKMNITFSATTIAQIIMMGLKQL; encoded by the exons ATGATGCTTCAGTTTTTCCTTCGGGTACTCTCACTACGGCACCGTCATGTGCGAGGATTCCGAGGCCGAGTAGAAGACGAATGTGAAGGCTTCATCGGTGAATACCATATGATCCGCCTTGTGTGCTTTCTTTTCTG CCAAGATGAATGCAGATGCCCAACCAACTCCATCAGAGATATTAGCACACTTCCTTACAAATACCTAAATAAATTATCTCAGATGCACATGGATGAAAGCCAGACTACCACTTCTTTTAAAACACCTGTTTTGGCTACATCTACTTCTCTGAGCTTGTGGAGCAATCATGAGATGAAACATCATCTTTCTGGATCTCCAAGTTATCTATGGATGTATTTTCTGAGAGTCGATCTTCAAGAG CCAATTCAAGGATTTCAGGCTGGTGCAGTTGGTTCATGCAAGGGTGTTGTTGTCAATAGGTCTAGGGTCGATTATCAACGAGCGTGGAATGCCCCGCTTGCCTCAACCCCTCCTTGCACGAGCTGCTGTTGCTGGGCAAAGCCCTCTGTAATTTACCTCCCTTCCAGACG GGAGACATATGGAAAGATGAATATTACTTTTTCTGCGACAACAATCgctcaaataataatgatggggCTCAAGCAGTTATGA
- the LOC121998791 gene encoding pentatricopeptide repeat-containing protein At3g23020-like isoform X3 → MPGAFGCLPSQISSTTSVHDGTPARRKKDQSQFYFVRFRLPPARKLRSYAKLNFEVKAVPVKSEARKSSKSVSYGGCIPSMLLALETCEDLDEALKPWEENLNSKERTIILKEQTDWKRALEIFNWFKRKGCYELNVIHYNVMLRILGQAQNWDLIGSLWREMQANRIIPTNSTYGTLINAYCKGGLSKEALVWLSDLYKQGMEPDEVTMGVVLQTYKKAGSFQNVEQFFKRWSSDVFDDCESQKCYSLYTYNTLIDTYGKSGQFEKASRTFAQMLREGIVPDIVTFNTMIHMYGNNGLLEEVSALMMIMDEYQCVADTRTYNILISIHLKINDLSIAAGYFSKLKLAGLEPDVVSYRTLLYAYSIRNMVGEAEALIVEMECQGLEIDEYTQSALTRMYTNVGMMDKSWSWFEKFSDKMNPEWFASNIDAFGEQGHVFLAEKAFACCLSRQKLSVLTFNVMIKAYGTQRNYTKACELFDDMIEYGIHPDKCTCNSLIHILLSADLPHKAVCYLRKMQEGGFVSDCIPYSAVMTSFVKFGEIQIAEDIFKEMVSFGFQPDVVAFSILINAFTEVGNVSNALKYVDAMKKAGVVLNPEICNLLIKLYAKNGYLREAQEVYELIKVSENGPDIYASNCMISLYSENTMLNEAEAIFCDLKSSGKANEFSYGTMLCLYKKLGHLWEADLIAQDMQALELLSSTVSCNNLIALYATNGRMKQAVEIFHYMLTTGIQPDESTFKTFGHALLKYGVSKEAVNRLESMKAEKSRVGLDAWIDALCSIFRLDSADLKQS, encoded by the exons ATGCCGGGCGCATTTGGTTGCTTGCCGAGCCAGATTTCTTCGACTACCAGCGTGCATGATGGCACACCTGCGCGTCGTAAGAAGGACCAGAGTCAATTTTATTTTGTAAGATTTCGCCTTCCACCAGCAAGGAAGCTTAGGTCTTATGCAAAACTGAATTTTGAGGTTAAAGCTGTGCCTGTTAAATCGGAAGCGAGGAAATCATCAAAGTCGGTTTCATATGGAGGCTGCATCCCGTCGATGTTGCTAGCACTGGAAACTTGTGAAGATCTGGATGAGGCTTTGAAGCCATGGGAAGAGAATCTTAACAGCAAGGAGAGGACCATCATCCTAAAAGAGCAAACAGATTGGAAGAGGGCTCTAGAAATCTTTAACTGGTTCAAGAGAAAGGGCTGCTACGAACTGAATGTGATTCACTACAATGTTATGCTAAGGATCCTTGGGCAAGCACAAAACTGGGATCTCATTGGGTCATTATGGAGGGAGATGCAGGCAAATAGAATAATTCCCACAAATTCAACGTACGGTACATTAATCAACGCTTACTGCAAAGGTGGCTTGAGCAAGGAAGCACTTGTTTGGTTGAGCGATTTATACAAGCAAGGAATGGAGCCAGATGAAGTGACAATGGGAGTTGTTCTTCAGACATATAAGAAGGCTGGTAGCTTTCAAAACGTGgagcaatttttcaaaaggtggtCATCTGATGTTTTTGATGATTGTGAATCTCAAAAGTGTTACAGCTTATACACGTACAATACATTGATTGATACTTATGGTAAATCAGGGCAGTTTGagaaagcttcaagaacttttgcACAAATGTTAAGGGAAGGTATTGTTCCAGACATAGTTACATTCAATACAATGATTCATATGTATGGCAATAATGGTCTGTTAGAAGAGGTTTCTGCATTGATGATGATAATGGATGAATACCAATGTGTTGCTGATACAAGAACATATAACATACTTATCTCCATTCATCTAAAGATCAATGACCTCAGCATAGCAGCTGGTTACTTTTCTAAGTTGAAATTGGCCGGTCTAGAACCAGATGTTGTCAGTTATCGCACTCTTTTATATGCATATTCTATAAGAAACATGGTTGGGGAAGCTGAAGCTCTTATTGTGGAGATGGAATGTCAAGGCCTTGAGATTGATGAGTATACACAATCAGCTTTGACTAGGATGTACACAAATGTAGGAATGATGGATAAATCTTGGTCTTGGTTTGAAAAATTCAGCGATAAAATGAATCCAGAATGGTTTGCTTCCAATATCGATGCTTTTGGAGAGCAAGGACACGTTTTTCTTGCCGAGAAAGCTTTTGCTTGTTGCTTATCCAGGCAAAAGTTGAGTGTTCTCACGTTCAATGTTATGATAAAAGCGTATGGAACACAAAGGAACTATACCAAGGCTTGTGAGTTGTTTGATGACATGATAGAGTATGGTATTCATCCTGACAAGTGCACATGCAATTCTCTAATACATATTTTATTGTCTGCTGATCTACCTCATAAAGCAGTATGCTATTTACGAAAAATGCAAGAGGGTGGCTTTGTTAGTGACTGCATTCCTTATTCAGCGGTGATGACTAGTTTTGTCAAGTTTGGTGAAATACAAATTGCAGAAGATATATTTAAAGAAATGGTTAGCTTTGGATTTCAACCCGATGTTGTTGCTTTTTCCATTCTAATAAATGCATTCACTGaagttggaaatgtttccaatgcTTTGAAGTATGTTGATGCAATGAAGAAGGCTGGAGTTGTTCTGAACCCAGAAATTTGCAACTTGTTAATCAAACTTTATGCAAAAAATGGATATTTGAGAGAAGCACAAGAAGTATATGAACTAATAAAAGTTTCTGAGAATGGTCCAGACATTTATGCTTCAAATTGCATGATTAGTCTTTATTCTGAGAATACTATGCTGAATGAGGCAGAAGCTATCTTTTGCGATTTGAAAAGCAGTGGAAAGGCAAATGAGTTCTCTTATGGGACTATGCTGTGTTTGTACAAAAAACTGGGTCATCTTTGGGAAGCTGATCTCATTGCGCAAGATATGCAAGCCTTGGAATTGCTATCCAGCACAGTCAGTTGCAACAATTTAATTGCATTATATGCAACTAATGGGAGAATGAAGCAGGCTGTAGAGATATTCCATTACATGTTGACCACTGGGATACAACCTGATGAGTCTACATTCAAGACATTTGGGCATGCTTTGCTTAAATATGGAGTTTCCAAAGAAGCTGTAAATCGACTAGAATCGATGAAAGCAGAAAAGTCCAGAGTTGGCTTGGATGCATGGATTGATGCCTTATGCTCGATCTTCAGGCTGGATTCTGCGGACCTAAAGCAG TCATGA
- the LOC121998791 gene encoding pentatricopeptide repeat-containing protein At3g23020-like isoform X2 codes for MPGAFGCLPSQISSTTSVHDGTPARRKKDQSQFYFVRFRLPPARKLRSYAKLNFEVKAVPVKSEARKSSKSVSYGGCIPSMLLALETCEDLDEALKPWEENLNSKERTIILKEQTDWKRALEIFNWFKRKGCYELNVIHYNVMLRILGQAQNWDLIGSLWREMQANRIIPTNSTYGTLINAYCKGGLSKEALVWLSDLYKQGMEPDEVTMGVVLQTYKKAGSFQNVEQFFKRWSSDVFDDCESQKCYSLYTYNTLIDTYGKSGQFEKASRTFAQMLREGIVPDIVTFNTMIHMYGNNGLLEEVSALMMIMDEYQCVADTRTYNILISIHLKINDLSIAAGYFSKLKLAGLEPDVVSYRTLLYAYSIRNMVGEAEALIVEMECQGLEIDEYTQSALTRMYTNVGMMDKSWSWFEKFSDKMNPEWFASNIDAFGEQGHVFLAEKAFACCLSRQKLSVLTFNVMIKAYGTQRNYTKACELFDDMIEYGIHPDKCTCNSLIHILLSADLPHKAVCYLRKMQEGGFVSDCIPYSAVMTSFVKFGEIQIAEDIFKEMVSFGFQPDVVAFSILINAFTEVGNVSNALKYVDAMKKAGVVLNPEICNLLIKLYAKNGYLREAQEVYELIKVSENGPDIYASNCMISLYSENTMLNEAEAIFCDLKSSGKANEFSYGTMLCLYKKLGHLWEADLIAQDMQALELLSSTVSCNNLIALYATNGRMKQAVEIFHYMLTTGIQPDESTFKTFGHALLKYGVSKEAVNRLESMKAEKSRVGLDAWIDALCSIFRLDSADLKQEEGTVGNFNDVGYV; via the exons ATGCCGGGCGCATTTGGTTGCTTGCCGAGCCAGATTTCTTCGACTACCAGCGTGCATGATGGCACACCTGCGCGTCGTAAGAAGGACCAGAGTCAATTTTATTTTGTAAGATTTCGCCTTCCACCAGCAAGGAAGCTTAGGTCTTATGCAAAACTGAATTTTGAGGTTAAAGCTGTGCCTGTTAAATCGGAAGCGAGGAAATCATCAAAGTCGGTTTCATATGGAGGCTGCATCCCGTCGATGTTGCTAGCACTGGAAACTTGTGAAGATCTGGATGAGGCTTTGAAGCCATGGGAAGAGAATCTTAACAGCAAGGAGAGGACCATCATCCTAAAAGAGCAAACAGATTGGAAGAGGGCTCTAGAAATCTTTAACTGGTTCAAGAGAAAGGGCTGCTACGAACTGAATGTGATTCACTACAATGTTATGCTAAGGATCCTTGGGCAAGCACAAAACTGGGATCTCATTGGGTCATTATGGAGGGAGATGCAGGCAAATAGAATAATTCCCACAAATTCAACGTACGGTACATTAATCAACGCTTACTGCAAAGGTGGCTTGAGCAAGGAAGCACTTGTTTGGTTGAGCGATTTATACAAGCAAGGAATGGAGCCAGATGAAGTGACAATGGGAGTTGTTCTTCAGACATATAAGAAGGCTGGTAGCTTTCAAAACGTGgagcaatttttcaaaaggtggtCATCTGATGTTTTTGATGATTGTGAATCTCAAAAGTGTTACAGCTTATACACGTACAATACATTGATTGATACTTATGGTAAATCAGGGCAGTTTGagaaagcttcaagaacttttgcACAAATGTTAAGGGAAGGTATTGTTCCAGACATAGTTACATTCAATACAATGATTCATATGTATGGCAATAATGGTCTGTTAGAAGAGGTTTCTGCATTGATGATGATAATGGATGAATACCAATGTGTTGCTGATACAAGAACATATAACATACTTATCTCCATTCATCTAAAGATCAATGACCTCAGCATAGCAGCTGGTTACTTTTCTAAGTTGAAATTGGCCGGTCTAGAACCAGATGTTGTCAGTTATCGCACTCTTTTATATGCATATTCTATAAGAAACATGGTTGGGGAAGCTGAAGCTCTTATTGTGGAGATGGAATGTCAAGGCCTTGAGATTGATGAGTATACACAATCAGCTTTGACTAGGATGTACACAAATGTAGGAATGATGGATAAATCTTGGTCTTGGTTTGAAAAATTCAGCGATAAAATGAATCCAGAATGGTTTGCTTCCAATATCGATGCTTTTGGAGAGCAAGGACACGTTTTTCTTGCCGAGAAAGCTTTTGCTTGTTGCTTATCCAGGCAAAAGTTGAGTGTTCTCACGTTCAATGTTATGATAAAAGCGTATGGAACACAAAGGAACTATACCAAGGCTTGTGAGTTGTTTGATGACATGATAGAGTATGGTATTCATCCTGACAAGTGCACATGCAATTCTCTAATACATATTTTATTGTCTGCTGATCTACCTCATAAAGCAGTATGCTATTTACGAAAAATGCAAGAGGGTGGCTTTGTTAGTGACTGCATTCCTTATTCAGCGGTGATGACTAGTTTTGTCAAGTTTGGTGAAATACAAATTGCAGAAGATATATTTAAAGAAATGGTTAGCTTTGGATTTCAACCCGATGTTGTTGCTTTTTCCATTCTAATAAATGCATTCACTGaagttggaaatgtttccaatgcTTTGAAGTATGTTGATGCAATGAAGAAGGCTGGAGTTGTTCTGAACCCAGAAATTTGCAACTTGTTAATCAAACTTTATGCAAAAAATGGATATTTGAGAGAAGCACAAGAAGTATATGAACTAATAAAAGTTTCTGAGAATGGTCCAGACATTTATGCTTCAAATTGCATGATTAGTCTTTATTCTGAGAATACTATGCTGAATGAGGCAGAAGCTATCTTTTGCGATTTGAAAAGCAGTGGAAAGGCAAATGAGTTCTCTTATGGGACTATGCTGTGTTTGTACAAAAAACTGGGTCATCTTTGGGAAGCTGATCTCATTGCGCAAGATATGCAAGCCTTGGAATTGCTATCCAGCACAGTCAGTTGCAACAATTTAATTGCATTATATGCAACTAATGGGAGAATGAAGCAGGCTGTAGAGATATTCCATTACATGTTGACCACTGGGATACAACCTGATGAGTCTACATTCAAGACATTTGGGCATGCTTTGCTTAAATATGGAGTTTCCAAAGAAGCTGTAAATCGACTAGAATCGATGAAAGCAGAAAAGTCCAGAGTTGGCTTGGATGCATGGATTGATGCCTTATGCTCGATCTTCAGGCTGGATTCTGCGGACCTAAAGCAG gaagaaggaaccGTGGGCAACTTCAATGATGTTGGCTATGTATAA
- the LOC121998791 gene encoding pentatricopeptide repeat-containing protein At3g23020-like isoform X1, whose protein sequence is MPGAFGCLPSQISSTTSVHDGTPARRKKDQSQFYFVRFRLPPARKLRSYAKLNFEVKAVPVKSEARKSSKSVSYGGCIPSMLLALETCEDLDEALKPWEENLNSKERTIILKEQTDWKRALEIFNWFKRKGCYELNVIHYNVMLRILGQAQNWDLIGSLWREMQANRIIPTNSTYGTLINAYCKGGLSKEALVWLSDLYKQGMEPDEVTMGVVLQTYKKAGSFQNVEQFFKRWSSDVFDDCESQKCYSLYTYNTLIDTYGKSGQFEKASRTFAQMLREGIVPDIVTFNTMIHMYGNNGLLEEVSALMMIMDEYQCVADTRTYNILISIHLKINDLSIAAGYFSKLKLAGLEPDVVSYRTLLYAYSIRNMVGEAEALIVEMECQGLEIDEYTQSALTRMYTNVGMMDKSWSWFEKFSDKMNPEWFASNIDAFGEQGHVFLAEKAFACCLSRQKLSVLTFNVMIKAYGTQRNYTKACELFDDMIEYGIHPDKCTCNSLIHILLSADLPHKAVCYLRKMQEGGFVSDCIPYSAVMTSFVKFGEIQIAEDIFKEMVSFGFQPDVVAFSILINAFTEVGNVSNALKYVDAMKKAGVVLNPEICNLLIKLYAKNGYLREAQEVYELIKVSENGPDIYASNCMISLYSENTMLNEAEAIFCDLKSSGKANEFSYGTMLCLYKKLGHLWEADLIAQDMQALELLSSTVSCNNLIALYATNGRMKQAVEIFHYMLTTGIQPDESTFKTFGHALLKYGVSKEAVNRLESMKAEKSRVGLDAWIDALCSIFRLDSADLKQASRNMNCYIKNLKL, encoded by the coding sequence ATGCCGGGCGCATTTGGTTGCTTGCCGAGCCAGATTTCTTCGACTACCAGCGTGCATGATGGCACACCTGCGCGTCGTAAGAAGGACCAGAGTCAATTTTATTTTGTAAGATTTCGCCTTCCACCAGCAAGGAAGCTTAGGTCTTATGCAAAACTGAATTTTGAGGTTAAAGCTGTGCCTGTTAAATCGGAAGCGAGGAAATCATCAAAGTCGGTTTCATATGGAGGCTGCATCCCGTCGATGTTGCTAGCACTGGAAACTTGTGAAGATCTGGATGAGGCTTTGAAGCCATGGGAAGAGAATCTTAACAGCAAGGAGAGGACCATCATCCTAAAAGAGCAAACAGATTGGAAGAGGGCTCTAGAAATCTTTAACTGGTTCAAGAGAAAGGGCTGCTACGAACTGAATGTGATTCACTACAATGTTATGCTAAGGATCCTTGGGCAAGCACAAAACTGGGATCTCATTGGGTCATTATGGAGGGAGATGCAGGCAAATAGAATAATTCCCACAAATTCAACGTACGGTACATTAATCAACGCTTACTGCAAAGGTGGCTTGAGCAAGGAAGCACTTGTTTGGTTGAGCGATTTATACAAGCAAGGAATGGAGCCAGATGAAGTGACAATGGGAGTTGTTCTTCAGACATATAAGAAGGCTGGTAGCTTTCAAAACGTGgagcaatttttcaaaaggtggtCATCTGATGTTTTTGATGATTGTGAATCTCAAAAGTGTTACAGCTTATACACGTACAATACATTGATTGATACTTATGGTAAATCAGGGCAGTTTGagaaagcttcaagaacttttgcACAAATGTTAAGGGAAGGTATTGTTCCAGACATAGTTACATTCAATACAATGATTCATATGTATGGCAATAATGGTCTGTTAGAAGAGGTTTCTGCATTGATGATGATAATGGATGAATACCAATGTGTTGCTGATACAAGAACATATAACATACTTATCTCCATTCATCTAAAGATCAATGACCTCAGCATAGCAGCTGGTTACTTTTCTAAGTTGAAATTGGCCGGTCTAGAACCAGATGTTGTCAGTTATCGCACTCTTTTATATGCATATTCTATAAGAAACATGGTTGGGGAAGCTGAAGCTCTTATTGTGGAGATGGAATGTCAAGGCCTTGAGATTGATGAGTATACACAATCAGCTTTGACTAGGATGTACACAAATGTAGGAATGATGGATAAATCTTGGTCTTGGTTTGAAAAATTCAGCGATAAAATGAATCCAGAATGGTTTGCTTCCAATATCGATGCTTTTGGAGAGCAAGGACACGTTTTTCTTGCCGAGAAAGCTTTTGCTTGTTGCTTATCCAGGCAAAAGTTGAGTGTTCTCACGTTCAATGTTATGATAAAAGCGTATGGAACACAAAGGAACTATACCAAGGCTTGTGAGTTGTTTGATGACATGATAGAGTATGGTATTCATCCTGACAAGTGCACATGCAATTCTCTAATACATATTTTATTGTCTGCTGATCTACCTCATAAAGCAGTATGCTATTTACGAAAAATGCAAGAGGGTGGCTTTGTTAGTGACTGCATTCCTTATTCAGCGGTGATGACTAGTTTTGTCAAGTTTGGTGAAATACAAATTGCAGAAGATATATTTAAAGAAATGGTTAGCTTTGGATTTCAACCCGATGTTGTTGCTTTTTCCATTCTAATAAATGCATTCACTGaagttggaaatgtttccaatgcTTTGAAGTATGTTGATGCAATGAAGAAGGCTGGAGTTGTTCTGAACCCAGAAATTTGCAACTTGTTAATCAAACTTTATGCAAAAAATGGATATTTGAGAGAAGCACAAGAAGTATATGAACTAATAAAAGTTTCTGAGAATGGTCCAGACATTTATGCTTCAAATTGCATGATTAGTCTTTATTCTGAGAATACTATGCTGAATGAGGCAGAAGCTATCTTTTGCGATTTGAAAAGCAGTGGAAAGGCAAATGAGTTCTCTTATGGGACTATGCTGTGTTTGTACAAAAAACTGGGTCATCTTTGGGAAGCTGATCTCATTGCGCAAGATATGCAAGCCTTGGAATTGCTATCCAGCACAGTCAGTTGCAACAATTTAATTGCATTATATGCAACTAATGGGAGAATGAAGCAGGCTGTAGAGATATTCCATTACATGTTGACCACTGGGATACAACCTGATGAGTCTACATTCAAGACATTTGGGCATGCTTTGCTTAAATATGGAGTTTCCAAAGAAGCTGTAAATCGACTAGAATCGATGAAAGCAGAAAAGTCCAGAGTTGGCTTGGATGCATGGATTGATGCCTTATGCTCGATCTTCAGGCTGGATTCTGCGGACCTAAAGCAGGCAAGTAGAAATATGAATTGCTATATTAAAAACCTTAAATTGTAA